The Rhodoferax sediminis genome has a segment encoding these proteins:
- the nuoI gene encoding NADH-quinone oxidoreductase subunit NuoI, with the protein MTTLTSPPSESTFSLRDFLSSFMLIELFKGLAVTGKYMFKRKITVQFPEEKTPASPRFRGLHALRRYENGEERCIACKLCEAVCPAVAITIESELRDDGSRRTTRYDIDLTKCIFCGFCEESCPVDSIVETHIFEYHGEKRGDLYFTKDMLLAVGDRYEAEIAANRAADAKYR; encoded by the coding sequence ATGACTACATTGACGTCCCCCCCTTCTGAATCGACTTTTTCGCTGCGCGACTTCCTGTCGAGCTTCATGCTGATTGAACTGTTCAAGGGCCTGGCGGTGACCGGCAAATACATGTTCAAGCGCAAGATCACGGTGCAGTTCCCCGAGGAGAAGACCCCGGCCAGTCCGCGCTTTCGGGGGCTGCACGCGCTGCGCCGCTATGAAAACGGGGAAGAGCGCTGCATTGCCTGCAAACTGTGCGAAGCCGTGTGCCCCGCCGTGGCCATCACCATCGAGTCGGAGTTGCGCGACGATGGTTCGCGGCGCACGACCCGTTATGACATCGATCTGACCAAGTGCATTTTTTGCGGGTTTTGCGAGGAAAGCTGTCCTGTGGACTCGATCGTCGAAACCCATATTTTTGAATACCACGGCGAGAAGCGCGGAGACCTGTACTTCACCAAGGACATGCTGCTGGCTGTGGGCGACCGCTATGAAGCCGAAATTGCGGCCAACCGCGCGGCAGACGCCAAGTACCGCTGA
- the nuoK gene encoding NADH-quinone oxidoreductase subunit NuoK, with the protein MTLTLGHFLSLGAMLFALSIIGIFLNRKNLIILLMAIELMLLAVNMNFVAFSYYLGDMAGQVFVFFILTVAAAESAIGLAILVLVFRNKSSIRVDELNLLKG; encoded by the coding sequence ATGACCTTGACCCTTGGGCATTTTCTATCGCTGGGCGCGATGCTGTTTGCGCTCTCCATCATCGGGATCTTTTTGAACCGGAAGAACCTGATCATTCTGCTGATGGCGATCGAGTTGATGCTGCTCGCGGTCAACATGAACTTCGTGGCCTTCTCCTACTACCTGGGCGATATGGCGGGGCAGGTTTTCGTGTTCTTCATTCTCACGGTGGCCGCCGCCGAATCGGCCATCGGCCTGGCGATTCTGGTGCTGGTGTTCCGCAACAAGTCCAGCATCCGGGTGGACGAACTCAATCTGCTCAAGGGCTGA
- a CDS encoding NADH-quinone oxidoreductase subunit J yields MDVKAGLFYIFSAVLLFAAFRVITARNPVHAALFLVLAFFQAAMVWMLLKAEFLAIVLVLVYVGAVMVLFLFVVMMLDINLDSIRQGFWRHFPLAATVGALIALEMAAVLMGGFGGGEPPRVTVVLGQAPGQFSNTRELGTLLYTQYLYPLEIASVLLLVAIIAAIALTLRERKDSKAISSSEQIRVQARDRVQVLKMTATQPAIAVEQGADAAAPADTEKKA; encoded by the coding sequence ATGGATGTGAAAGCCGGCCTGTTTTATATTTTTTCGGCGGTGTTGCTGTTCGCCGCGTTCCGGGTGATCACGGCCCGCAATCCGGTCCATGCGGCGCTGTTCCTGGTGCTGGCCTTTTTCCAGGCCGCCATGGTCTGGATGCTGCTCAAGGCAGAGTTCCTCGCCATCGTGCTGGTGCTGGTGTATGTCGGCGCGGTGATGGTGCTGTTCCTGTTTGTCGTGATGATGCTGGACATCAACCTGGACAGCATTCGCCAGGGATTCTGGCGCCACTTTCCTCTGGCGGCGACGGTCGGCGCGCTGATTGCGCTGGAGATGGCGGCCGTCCTGATGGGCGGATTCGGCGGCGGTGAGCCGCCCCGGGTCACCGTGGTGCTGGGGCAAGCCCCCGGCCAGTTTTCCAATACACGGGAACTGGGCACGCTGCTGTACACGCAGTACCTGTACCCGCTGGAGATTGCCTCCGTCCTTTTGCTGGTGGCCATCATCGCGGCGATTGCGCTGACGCTGCGCGAGCGCAAGGACAGCAAGGCCATCAGTTCATCCGAGCAGATACGCGTGCAGGCGCGTGACCGGGTGCAGGTGCTCAAGATGACGGCGACCCAACCGGCCATTGCGGTCGAACAAGGCGCGGATGCCGCCGCGCCTGCCGATACGGAGAAAAAAGCATGA